A single genomic interval of Polynucleobacter necessarius harbors:
- a CDS encoding MotA/TolQ/ExbB proton channel family protein, which produces MYSILLSAGWPIWPLLMISMLGMAIALERSWYLRQTHIFPKNCLETAFSLANQMQNSRTSVSDLQIADLAQMSPASPLLAYALKEQLIGSSAKAALEELQVSAQTIWLKLDRYLGILTTIATVAPLLGLFGTVVGMIEIFGSEGAINGAAGSPQQLAHGISVALYNTAFGLLIAIPALVAWRGLRAMANQRQRECEEFTRQIFKKLYPSDAVHVTK; this is translated from the coding sequence ATGTACTCCATCTTACTATCCGCTGGCTGGCCTATTTGGCCTCTTCTCATGATTTCTATGTTGGGTATGGCTATCGCCCTAGAGCGTAGCTGGTATTTGCGTCAAACCCATATTTTCCCCAAAAACTGCCTTGAAACCGCTTTTTCGCTCGCTAATCAGATGCAAAACTCAAGGACTAGCGTCAGCGATTTACAAATTGCGGATTTAGCCCAAATGTCGCCAGCAAGCCCATTGCTCGCATACGCCCTGAAAGAGCAGTTGATTGGCAGTAGCGCTAAAGCCGCGCTCGAAGAGCTACAAGTAAGCGCACAAACCATATGGCTCAAGCTGGATCGCTACCTTGGCATTCTTACAACGATTGCCACCGTCGCCCCTTTGCTAGGCTTATTTGGCACCGTAGTGGGCATGATTGAGATCTTTGGTAGCGAAGGTGCGATCAATGGTGCCGCAGGTAGCCCACAACAACTAGCGCACGGCATTTCTGTGGCGCTGTACAACACTGCATTTGGATTGTTAATTGCCATTCCTGCATTAGTCGCTTGGCGTGGATTACGCGCTATGGCCAATCAACGTCAGCGTGAGTGTGAAGAATTCACACGGCAAATTTTTAAGAAGCTTTATCCAAGCGACGCAGTTCATGTGACTAAATGA
- the xseA gene encoding exodeoxyribonuclease VII large subunit, translating into MSATIDKSREILSVGDLNRAIAASLEDRFDTVWVSGEISNFKAYDSGHWYFSLKDEEGQIRCVMFRGRNGQVGFMPQSGDLVEVSANLGMYVPRGDIQLTIQTLRRAGMGGLYEAFLKLKAKLAKEGLFDDERKRDMPTHPRSIGIITSAQAAALKDVLSTLARRAHHIPIVIYPTLVQGPDAPAGIVSALKTAEKEKAVDVILLVRGGGSIEDLWAFNDEQLAYAIADSSIPVVSGVGHETDFTIADFVADLRAPTPTGAAELAAPRRDQMLQELDAIMQALLQRINQRIEREAQTLDQLALRLSHALPNPDRMREQISGWQKRLNQAWSVRVENWKRNQSHYQSQLEMLNPQRTLERGYAVILSKENEALHAVRKPSELNVSNDFQIRLAEGQVEVQFANVSQTESK; encoded by the coding sequence ATGTCGGCAACGATAGACAAATCAAGGGAAATTCTGAGCGTTGGCGATCTCAACCGCGCCATAGCGGCCTCTTTAGAGGACCGTTTCGATACGGTCTGGGTAAGCGGGGAGATTTCGAACTTCAAGGCTTATGACAGCGGGCATTGGTATTTCTCTCTCAAAGACGAAGAGGGTCAGATACGTTGCGTGATGTTCCGCGGACGCAATGGTCAAGTTGGGTTTATGCCGCAATCTGGCGACTTAGTGGAGGTTAGCGCGAATCTGGGTATGTATGTGCCACGCGGGGATATTCAGCTGACGATTCAGACTTTGCGTCGCGCAGGCATGGGTGGATTGTACGAAGCCTTCCTGAAACTCAAAGCCAAACTCGCTAAAGAAGGATTGTTTGATGACGAACGGAAACGGGATATGCCCACTCACCCAAGATCGATTGGCATCATCACATCAGCACAAGCGGCAGCTTTAAAAGATGTCTTAAGTACGTTAGCTAGAAGAGCGCATCACATTCCGATTGTGATTTATCCGACACTAGTGCAGGGACCAGACGCACCCGCTGGAATTGTTTCAGCGCTCAAGACGGCTGAAAAAGAAAAAGCAGTCGATGTCATTTTATTGGTGCGAGGCGGTGGCAGTATTGAAGATCTCTGGGCGTTTAATGATGAGCAGTTAGCGTATGCCATCGCAGATTCATCTATTCCGGTGGTGAGTGGTGTTGGACATGAAACCGATTTCACCATTGCAGACTTTGTTGCAGATTTGCGTGCGCCAACACCAACTGGTGCTGCAGAGCTGGCGGCACCTCGAAGAGATCAAATGCTGCAAGAGCTCGATGCCATCATGCAAGCATTGCTCCAACGCATCAATCAACGTATTGAGCGCGAGGCGCAAACCCTAGATCAATTGGCGCTCAGACTGAGCCATGCTTTACCCAATCCCGATCGTATGCGTGAGCAAATAAGCGGCTGGCAGAAGCGATTAAATCAAGCCTGGTCAGTGCGTGTGGAGAATTGGAAGCGCAATCAATCTCATTACCAATCGCAGCTAGAGATGCTTAATCCGCAAAGAACGTTAGAGCGTGGATATGCGGTGATTTTAAGTAAAGAAAATGAAGCGTTGCATGCGGTCCGAAAACCATCCGAGTTGAATGTAAGTAATGACTTTCAAATACGATTGGCCGAGGGGCAAGTGGAGGTGCAATTCGCGAATGTGAGTCAAACGGAAAGTAAGTAA